The genomic region TTATCCAGTAAATAAAGCCGTTAATCAACAAGACTCCGGCTCCCAAAGCCATCTGCAGAGGTCGGGTCAGCACCTCGGGATACAACAAAGCCACAAGGAACCGCTCCACAAAATCCCCTCCGTAAGCTTGTTCATTTGCCAGGAGTCTAAGCTTGTTCTCCAGAGGCGTCAAAGGACAGATCCAACCGCTCCATTCCACAATAACAGCCCAAAGAACCGAGGGCACATGCACCCAGGCCATCTTAGCCCAGCGAAATACCAGTAGGCCGCCCACAGCCACGAAAAGCACGAACAAAGCGTGTAAAACCACCACAAGGTCAGCTAGTAGCCCGTAAAACATGATCCTCAAGATCCGTCCCAAAATTCTCCCAATAACAAAAAGACCCTGGCCAAGTTCTCATCACTCAAAGCGGATGTCAAGAAGCTCCTTCCCCTGGAAAAAAGCTTGAACCCCAGGCCATGGCCGCTTCAGGGAACCGGGATCTGGATCTCCGGGGTTGCTCTTTCAGCCCGGGCGGTTGGAGCCAGGCTCAATTCGGTTGACTCTTCAAGAGTCCGGTGATTACACTCGGGCTGGAAAATGCTGGGGCGCTCAGGTTCCATTGGTTTTAGGTCAAACTCACAGCCAGGAAAGGAGCCTTCATTGAAGCAGGGAATGTGGATAGAGGAGATAGCTTCTGGAAGAAGGGTAAAGGGGCTCTTTTTGGCCAAGGAAAAGAAGGCCCTCAAGGGCAAGACAGGTAAGGAATACTTGCTTGTGCGATTGGCCGACAGGACCGGTGAGGTGGAGGCAAGGGTATGGGACCGGGTGGAGCAACTGGGAGCTAGGTTCAAGGCCGGGGATTTGGTGCACATCTCAGGGGATGTGTCTACGTACCAAGGGGTGATCCAGGTGAGGATCCTGGAGTTGGAAAAACATGGCAGCCTGCAACCCCAGCATCTAGAGGAGTTTGTGCCAGGGTACGCGGATCAGAGGCAACGATGTGCGAAGATGTTCTCTGAGCTGGAAGAGCTTCTGGATACAGTGGAAGCAGGACCCCTGAAGGCCCTAGCCCTGGACTTCCTGAGAGATCCAGAGCTTAGGGAGGGCTGGCTTCTGACTCCAGCGGCCAAGAGGCTTCACCACGCCAGGCTGGGAGGGCTATTGGAGCACACCTTATCGCTTTGCCGGATGATCTGTCTGGTTTCCAAGCATTACCCCATGCTCAGAAAGGACCTTCTGTTGGCAGGGGGAGTCATCCACGACGTTGGGAAAATAAGAGAGCTTCAGGCCCCTTGGAGGCCCGACTACACAACCGAGGGAAGGCTCTTGGGGCACATTGTGATGGGGCTCCAGATGCTGGATGAGCGTTTGGTGAGGCATCCTGAGATTTCCCTTGAGGAGGCTTTGCTGCTTAGGCACATGATAGCCAGCCACCACGGCCAGCTGGAGTTTGGCTCCCCCAAGAGACCCAAGACCCTGGAGGCCCTGGTGCTCTACATGCTGGACGATCTGGACGCCAAGGTGGATGCTTTTCAGGAGCACCTGAGAAAAGAGCATCTGGAAGAGGATGGTTGGACCTCTTATCATGCCATGTTCGAGAGATACCTGTATAGGGGAGCGGAAAAAGGGGTAGAAGAGGACAACCATGAGCCCCATGAACAAAGCCCTCCTTGAGGTTACTCATGGCCGGGCAGCAGGCCATGGGAGCTTCACTCAAAGGCTGAAGCAGGCGAAGGCTCTTTGATTCTTTTAGGGGCAAAGCTCCAAGGAGCTTGAGGCTAAACAATGATGGGGCCATGTGAAGGGGTGGTTTTTG from bacterium harbors:
- a CDS encoding HD domain-containing protein, producing the protein MKQGMWIEEIASGRRVKGLFLAKEKKALKGKTGKEYLLVRLADRTGEVEARVWDRVEQLGARFKAGDLVHISGDVSTYQGVIQVRILELEKHGSLQPQHLEEFVPGYADQRQRCAKMFSELEELLDTVEAGPLKALALDFLRDPELREGWLLTPAAKRLHHARLGGLLEHTLSLCRMICLVSKHYPMLRKDLLLAGGVIHDVGKIRELQAPWRPDYTTEGRLLGHIVMGLQMLDERLVRHPEISLEEALLLRHMIASHHGQLEFGSPKRPKTLEALVLYMLDDLDAKVDAFQEHLRKEHLEEDGWTSYHAMFERYLYRGAEKGVEEDNHEPHEQSPP
- a CDS encoding DUF2784 domain-containing protein, encoding MGRILRIMFYGLLADLVVVLHALFVLFVAVGGLLVFRWAKMAWVHVPSVLWAVIVEWSGWICPLTPLENKLRLLANEQAYGGDFVERFLVALLYPEVLTRPLQMALGAGVLLINGFIYWIKLSKLHSSPADLGDGPSLDNGKKRGPNI